A stretch of DNA from Triticum dicoccoides isolate Atlit2015 ecotype Zavitan chromosome 2A, WEW_v2.0, whole genome shotgun sequence:
ATATCccaaacccaccagggttcaaaaaaTCCCGATGCTCACATTTTCCTAGATTTATTTCAAGAATTCTGGTGATGTGCGCTCGGTGGGAGGAGGCATTCCCATCGACTAGATGATATATCGGCTTAGTCTCATAGGTCGTGAGTATGCCCGTTCATAGGGTTGGGTGTATGGGCCTATATATGAGGCGCTTGCGTTTGTACCGTGTTAAAAAGAAGGTTTTGTGTTGTGTCAAAACATTGAACAGGAAAAAAGTTTACTTTTTTTATTAACAAATAAAAAAGATAAAAGTAGAATTGGTAAAGGAAAGTGACAACGCGGCGTGGAAGAAGGCCGTGCGGACTCCATCTCTGACCATCgcctttcttcctccttctccctcccccttcctcctcctatctGCAAATCCTCCTCCCGCACCGCGACCCACGCCCCTCTCcccccctccggcggaggcggccgtCGCGGTGGTGCACCCCCCGGCCCTCAAGCTGACCCCACCCAGCCGCTACGCGGAggcggccggcgccggcgccggcggggcgGAGCGGGGAGACATGCACAGATCGGCGGGGGTCGCGATGGCGTGGAACGTCTTCCGGTTCTGCACGGCGCTCCGGGGCCTGGGCTCCATCATGATCCTACTCGTCCTCGCCATCGTCGGCGTCACCTACTACGCCGTCGTCCTCTGCAACTACGGCCCCGCCCTCCTCCTCGGCGGCGGCGCCACCCTCGCCGCGCTCGCCGTGCTGCTCCTCTTCCACTTCCTGGTGCGTGCCGCTCTCGACCCGGGGCGGGGCGTATTTCGCGATTTCGCTTCCTGGCGCGCGCGGTCCCGGCGATTTCGTGATTTAGGCCGGAGATTCGCCGTCTGGCTGGGCCGGAAACGATGCGAATTTGCGGCGGGATTGGGAGTCGTCGTTAGCTGTTAAAATCTTGGTTCTTCAGAAAGCAATGTTTCCTACATGGGTGAAATCGATCGATTTTGGGGAGCTACGATGTTGAATGCGGCATATTCTTGGATTGTTGATGCAGGCACCGTGCTGCCTTTTAGCATATATATCTTCGtatgctatgctagtttcttcttAACATCGCTACGCTATGCTAGTTCTTCAGGAATCAATGTTTTttttttaatttgcagaaatcaatgttTGGTATGCATAGGTAGAAAAAtttctattttgaccattatgctgGGGCCCAGGAGCATATTCTTGGGTTGCTGATGCAGGCATGCTATGCTGCCTTGTGGGACATCTTTCTGTGCCAGTCCGATGTTAGTTTCTTCTTAACATTTGCTTCTCTAGGTGGTACTTCTTGGTATGTAGCTAGTTGCAGGCGCGCTGATTAACATTTGTTTTCCTCATATGCTCTGTGGGAGCATAGTAGATCTCTGTAGGATGTGGACGCTTCCTAATGAGAGAAGTTCTGAAAAGATGCTATATTGGGCTGATCCAATGCATTTTGAATGCTATTGGATTATTGAGCCACAACATGAACTGCTTCTTCGCAGAATTACATGGCTGTGAATGCTAGTGGCATTATCTTGCGATTTAAGACATGGCCTGCGTGTGCTTTTGTCAGTGTTTTAATGGCACGGTTCTTTTGAATTTGCAGCTTGCTATGCTGTTATGGAGCTACTTCTCTGTTGTCTTCACCGACCCTGGTTCTGTTCCGCCAAATTGGAACCTTGATTTTGACGAGGAAAGGGGAGAAACTGCTCCGCTCTCTAGCTCAGACTTCAATAGCCAAATGAACCCACAGCAGTCTATGGCTCTCGGTGATACGGGAAatccgaggatgaggtactgtaGGAAGTGCAACCAACTGAAGCCCCCTCGGTGCCATCATTGCTCTGTCTGTAAGTTGTTCATAATTTATTCTTCAGGATGAATGCTATGTTATTCCAGTTATTATTACTAATTGCATATTCTGCATCGTACCGCTTATCTAGGCCTAAATTGTTTTTCAGGTGGAAGGTGTATCCTTAAGATGGACCATCACTGTGTATGGGTTGTTAATTGTGTTGGGGCGCTGAACTATAAATACTTTCTTCTCTTCCTGGTATGATTTTATTATCCTTGAGACAATGATGGTCCTCTTTGGAAGGCAGATTAGTTAAgcttttgtttttaaattatttttttaCCTCTGAACTAGTTGCTCTTTCTTATCATGTATGTAGATATGCAATATTTGGTGATACTTTAACCATACCTTTTGAATTGAGAAACTGATTTCCTTTTTCCTGTGCAAATTTTGAAGCTTTAAGGAAAAAAATTATGGCATTTTGTGTGTCAACCACTTACTTAGTTCATCATTGATACTACAAATAGTTTCTGCTTTTGGATGATCCTGTTGTAAACGCATTTAGAAATAAAGTTATTTTTATGGGGTTTTAATATACAGTTTGTTATGCATTCCGAATAGATATTAGACATCAGGGGTTCGGCATTTTCCTGTATTCTTAGTTTCTTCTATGTAAGTACAGCAATGATTAAAGGCATCAAATGCAAATTATTAGTTTCTTAACAGATCATTGCATCATGGTTCCTTTGATTACTGTACTGAACAATGCAACACCTCGTCACATGTCCATGCCTCATGGCTCCTGTCAGTACTGTACTCTCTGCCACACCCCCTCCTCCATATATCTGTGCATAATTAGTCCCCTTGTCAGCCAGGTTATTGCTTGATTAGCTTAGCAAGCAGTTAGCCAACTCCCTTGATAACTTGAAATGCAAGATTCACTAGTCAAATTAGTAATTAGTAAAATGATTCTTCCACTAGTCAAATTAAATTTATTATAGTGTATTATGTTATGGAAATTGGTTTTGGCTCTCGAGCTCACCTGGACCTGAAATCTGCGCTGTCCAGATGCATAGAGATCCGTGTTGGTCTGTGTATTTGGTTCAGTATTCGCCTGTTTTAACTCATTTCCGCCAGATACATGGCCCACGCCTGCAACCTCATATTTATTGCTTCAGAATGGTTGAACCACTCGTCCAGACGGTTGTGGCCTCTTGTTCCGTCACATTGAACGTACCGGACGTCCACAGCGCTGGATGTGTATCACCTGCTTGTGCTTATGCAAACTCTATAATGTCTGATTAATTGAACCCATTTTTATCAATCTAGATGGTACACCTGAACATTAACGTTGTTTGTCACTGTAATTAAGTCATAGAATCACTCCGGGACCATCATGCAGTCACACACTTTCGATCAAGCAATTCAAAAAATCATCCAAGTGAAATTCATACAAAGTTATTACCCAGAAAATAGAAAAAAGCCTTGCCATTACACGATCTCGCTTGCATAAAATAATTTTCAGATACCAGTTTTTTTTTTGGACTGAAGGAGCTCAAAACTCCCAATTTCATTGCCTGAAATTGATAATTTCAGATATCAGTTGACATACCAATTCCACCAGCAACAAATCATACATCTATGCAAGTAGTAATCCATAATGCTCCTGCAAACCACTTTTGCAGCTGTGGTATATCCTAAATGCGTCACACCATTATTCTGTCAAGATTTAAGCACTGATTAATTATCTAACATGATTTCAGCAACAGAATTGGACACTTCATGGACATCGTATACATAATAATTTCAGTACACTTACAGTCTACTTCAATCCACAAAATCTTCGGATGTCCAACCGCTTTAATTTTGAGCACCCAACTTTGGATACCAAGCAAAATGTCTATCAACTATTACCTTTTTGTCAACTGCTTGTGAATCAATTTCCCCGTCGACTGCGCGGATGCTCTGTCGGCACCGCTCCTGAATCACAGCAAGCTGGTCTGCTGCCACAGCTCATTGACCTGCATTTTCCTCCATGACATACCCGTTGTCTACTTAGCTCTCGCTGTACGCCGGCCCGCCGTAGATCTCCATCCCCTACACTCGCCGTGTCTACTGCGTGGCAACCTTGACGAGCTGTCTGCAGAATCTCCTAACCAAGGCTCCGCCACCGCCACACCTGCTCCGTGCAATCCATTCGCAAATAGCCTTGTGGTCCTCTCTGCATCATCTTGCAGTCCACCCACCACCGCTACACTTTCGGCCTCATCTAATAAGACCAGCAACCTGGATGCAAGGCAGCTGAGCTTCCGAATCGACATACCTGTCATTCAAAATAAAGCATCTGATCCTGGAGAGTTACTTGTCCACAGGATCGACTGAAAACTGCCGCACCGCCGGAAACTCCTCCCCTGTCTCTAAATGACTGGGGTTATAGTTCTTTGCGTCCATATCTATACTTTTGGCCTCTTCAGCATTTCAATTGTTTCCACCGCATGACGCTTTGGtcggcaaattgctgttttttttatttgggtcagcaAATTGGTTGGTGAGCCGCATTCACTTCGTATCCTTCCAGGTGGAGCTGCAGGTCGATGCTTTGCCAAGGTCCAATCGGCCCACCTTTATGACTAAACCAGTGACGCCGTTCGTTTCCCGTCTGCAGCCTCTCTCCTAGTACGCTACGTATGTACGCCTGCGTCCCCTGTATTCCAGATCCAACAGTTCTGTATGTCACACTGAATAAATGCTGGCACAGATCCCATAGACCAATTGGACGTCCAGGATATAGGATGCATTTGGACCCCAAAGCCAAAACGCCCCTCCCATTATGCTAGTAGTTGTTACTTTCAAAAGCAACGAATTTAACCTTTTGTAGAGCAATAAATTGACCTAAATTGTGATGTTTCCCTTGCTTGGGATGGATTTGGATTGTGCAAATGATGATACAGTTGACTCCAAGTAGTTAATTTAGGACCATTTGAGCATGACAATGCAAGCCATCTCAACTAAAAATGAGTAAAACTGTATCCTAGAGTTCAATGCATGAGGTTCTTTCTTTACCCTATTGTATTGTATAGTAGGCCTTCAGTTTGTCCTCATGCATCATGCTAACAACATGTATCATACAGTTATTAAGTGAAATTGATTAACTTGTGTTTTGGAAATCCGCGTTCATTCATATAAATTGAAATATTAAGACCTTGCTTCTTTACTTAAAGAGTCATCTCATTTGTGCAGCATGTGTGTTCGGTGGTCTTTTTATTATAGTACAGTACAAGGACTGCTTGTTCAGTACTTATCTGGGACTTGTTTTGAAACAGTGTACTCTTCCATGCTGCTATGTTGATCATTAGTTTTCTTATACAAATAAATCTGTTTGTTTTTATGGTGCTTGCAGTTTTACACCTTCCTTGAGACATCGCTTGTTACCCTCTCTTTATTGCCTCACTTCATAGCCTTCTTCAGTGATGTCGAGATCCCAGGAACTCCTTCAGCACTTGCAACCACATTTCTCACATTTGGTAAATGCATTACTACTTTTTGGAAAAGAAAAGTATGCTTTCAGCGTGATTGATTGAACATCCACTAAAACTATGATGTTTCTTGCAGTGTTGAATCTGGCCTTTTCCTTGAGCGTTCTGGGTTTTATGATAATGCACATTTCACTTGTTTCTGGTAATACAACAACGATTGAGGCAAGTATCTTGTAATATAATGTTAAAGTTTATTGTTTGTTATATCATGATGAAATCAATTTGTTACTTTGTTGTTCAGGCATATGAGAAGAAAACTAGTCCACGTTGGATGTATGATCTTGGCCGGAAGAAGAATTTTGCTCAGGTCAGGTTTATAAAAAACTATATTTTTTCATAGTCATCTGGATAATTTTCTATGGTGCTAGTATGTGTCAAATTAGTTTTATTTCAAGAAAATGATAAACCTGTCTTGTTGAGGTGACTTTAAAGTTTAAACTTCCTATAAATACGATGACTACGTGTGGATTCAGATATTAATGGTAGCTCAGGCTCAACTCATATTCAGTAGTCATTATCACATAATATTTTCGTAGAGATGATTAAATAATCATTATGTGAGCTGAGCACATTGTTATAACAAGGTTTGTAATGGCATAACCTGAAATTTCCATGGGGCATGTATTAATACATAGAACTTTGGTAACTGCGGAAGAAGATTAAGCAATGGAAGTTAAATTTCCTTATTAAACCAGAATCTAGCACTTGTGGTTGATAAACGATCATGTTGGGATATTCCATGATATTCTCTTGTTGTAGTTTCATAAACCTTGAGTGTGCCCTTTCACAGGCAGTTCTGCCGGGTTCATGATACATATGTGCAACATACCATATCAATATTATTTTACTTGGGATTCTCTAGCATTTatattttatttctgttctgtacaTGGACTGTGATGCCCAAATATAATCAAGGGGGCAAAATATGGAAACTGCATGTCCTTGATCATGTCCGTATTTATGACCTTCAACATCTGAAACATGACCTTTCTCCATTGTTATTTTCCTTCTTGCTGGCCATAGTAGCACCAGCAGACTTGGTAAACAACGACATTCCTGAagttactttcatgcaaaactatgTTAGTAAACAATGGTCTTGTTATCAGGTCTTCGGAAACGACAAAAAGTATTGGTTCATTCCGGCATACTCAGAAGAGGACCTtcgaaggatgcccgctctgcagggCCTCGACTATCCTGTCAGGACAGACTTGGATGGGCAAGAGTTGTAACGACACGAATTTCCCCAGTGCCCCCGACCACACAACCTTGTGCTGGACGGACAGAATGTTTCATGTAAAATTCGACGGTTTTCACTTAAGCTGTCGATGGTATGGCAAAAGAAAATCAGGCATACTGTATACACCAGCTGTTGTGTTACACTCACTGGTCCTAGAGGGCATGTGATGTAAATTATTTCTAGCATATGTTCTCAAAAGGAAAAAGGGAAATTCCGGTGTCCTCTAGATGGGCATTGAGATGCATATGCTGTACTTTGACTGAGAGTAGCCAATTCAGAAAGATACCATTTGTTGATGAAAAATGACTTGCGTAACTCGGTGGATTTGTGGATATGTAATTTTTGTTGTTTTAAGTCTTGTATAATGTCCACTTTGTATGTCCATCTTTCCCTAAAAAAAACTTTGCATGTCCATCTTGCACCCCTTTTCTGAGTAGCACTGAAGTTGCTTGGTTTTGGCAGTAGATTACGATAGCAGTCTTGCTTGATTGATGTAGTATATGATTTTTGCCTTTTGGTCACCTGATTTGATGCATTCTGCCTGAAAGGTCTACAGTAGTTCGGAAATTGCTTTTGGAGCTCGTTaatttgaagaagaagaagaatccacATATTTGTAAGGATGTATTCTACACGTGCGTAAAGTTTGACCATGATATGTGTTTACCACGTGAGCTACGCCAAAAAAGGACACTTTTCGTGATTTTGAAAGCGGTGAACAGTCACTATTCACTTTTAAACTGTGCAGGTTTAGGTGTGGAATGAAATGTTCCaggttcaaaaataaataaataaataaaaatcgatGATTTTGTGTTTTGAATAAAAACTAGTTTGATTTGCCTGCCTCTCGGGTTGCTTGGGTGGAGGCGATCCAACTCCTAGCTAACAAACCCTAGTGCTAGGGTTTGACGAAAGGGTGGGAGTATCGCATATCATCGTGCTGCGGTTGGGTGTGGTGTCCTGCGCTATGGTGTTGGGGCTCGGGTGCCAGGCCTGATCTGCTGCTCTTATGATCTTTCTCTCCTTTCTCCGGGCGAATACCCAGATCCGCCTTGTTGAATTGACGATTGGCGTCCCTGCTTAGTTGGAAGCATCATTTCGGAGGGAACATCTGCGATGGCGTGTCCATCAGGGGCTGGTCGTTGGGAGGTGGTGGTAGGCAACTCAAGTACACTTGATATGTAAGCAGTGTCAGACGAGTCTTGTTAGTCGGGATCAGAGTGCACATGTACGCCCCCTTTAGATATGTCTCCTCTGTCAATGTCGATAAGACGAGGTAACGCCAGGCTCTTCTGCTCGCGCACTCTACCACCATGCCGTGGCATCGGCAGGTCGCGAGCGCGCTGGCCATGGAGCTCCCGCGGTGTCCGTGGCCGTCGCGGCGGCCGCGCTGTACGCGCGCGCCGCGTCGTCGCTCCTCCGGCCCGGGCTCCCGCTCCTCGCCGCCGCGCCGCTGGCCTTCGCCTCCTCCGCCATCGTCCGGGGCGTCGCCGCCTTCTTCCTCGCCTGGCTCGGCGCCTTCAAGGtcgcgctcctcgccgccggccgcggCCCGCTCGACCCCGCCCTCCCCGTGCTCCCGTTCCTCTTCACCGCCTTGCTCCCCGTCAAGCTCCGCCGCGGCGGCGCCGCTGGAGCAATGTCCGAGGCCAAGGCGGCGCCCTCGCTCGCCTCCTGCGCGGTCAAGGCCGCCGTCATGGCCGCCCTCGTGGGCCTCTACCGGCTCAACGCCCGGCTGCACCTCTACGCGCGCCTGGCGCTGTACGGCGTCCACACCTACTGCTTCCTGGACCTGCTCCTCccctgcatcgccgccgccgcgcccgcgctcGGCATGGAGACGGAGCCGCAGTTCGACCGGCCGTACCTGGCCTCCTTGCTGCGGGACTTCTGGGGCCGGCGGTGGAACCTCATGGTGTCGGCCATCCTCCGGCCGTCGGTGTACGACCCCGTGCGCGCCCGCGCGGGGGGCGCCGCGGGCGTGCTGGCCTCGTTTGCGGTGTCCGGGGCGATGCACGAGGCCATGGTGTGCTACCTCAGCCTGCGGTGGCCGCCCGGCGGCGGGATGGCCGCCTTCTTCGCCCTCCACGGCGCCTGCTGCGTCGCCGAGGGGTGGTGCGCGCGGCGgtgggcggcgaggaggccgccgcgcGCCGTGGCGACGGTGGGTGTGGGGCTGTTCGTGGCGGGCACGTCGTTCTGGCTCTTCTTCCCGGCGCTGCTCAAGGACGGCGTCGAGGAGAGGTTCCTGGACGAGTGGGCTGCCGTGGCGGCCTTCTTCCTCGACGCCGGCTGAAAGATGAATTCCATTGTTGTACAGTCGACGGAGTAGCTAGCAATAGTAATTGCTTCCATGAAAGCAGTCAAATCATGGATCACCAAGTGAACTACTCTGATGGTTCAGTGAAAACGAAACGAAAAGCGCCTGGAGTATCTCCAACAGAAGCGTTATATAAACGACGCGCGGTATAAAAATTACTTTTAGCGCGCGGGGACCCGGTTTGAAATCTCCAGCAGCCGCACAAAAAGCGCGCGTGTGTTATAATTAATGCAGCACACGCATCAAAAAGGCATCGCGCGCAGCATATTTAGTGCGCCCGGTCATTCGCGCGCTGCAAACTCTGGGCTGCTGCAGATGGGACCGCTTGATTGGGACCATTGGACTCGCACGCACAACATATTTTGCAGCGTTTGTTGAAGCAAACGTCTTCTAGCGCCCTAAAAAAATATGCTTGCGCGTTGTAAACCCGTTTTTTGGGCGCCGCGCATTGAGCGTCTGTTGAAGATGCTCGATAGCAATTAGAAGTTGGATGAAGCAGTTTAATTTTTTTTGATTTGTTAAAAAAGCGCCCAAATATCAGTCAAATAGTAGTCCATCACTGCTAAGAAACTGATAACAGAAATAGGGAATGCAAATGCTTAACTAAGGCCCTGTTTGGAATGGAGTTGGTGGAGCTCGGTTTTGACAGCTCCGTTAAAATGAGCTGAAGTGTGGTCCGCTTCGGGAGTGGAGTTACGAGGAGCCGAGAGGAACTGAACGCTCCCTAAATCTTTGTCTTTGGTTTTTGCATAAATCTCTCGATAGGTTTGCATTCAGAAACACGGTAGCCACCATGGTCAGAACTCAGAAGCACATCGATCAGTTGCTGACAAGAGAGGAAGAAGTAAAGtaaaggagaagcagaggaagacgaCTTTAATCAAAGAATTCACAAAAGGCCATGTAGCATAGAGCCCAGTCTTGCAgcttagcatcatcatcatcaaataCCCAAAAAACACCGTTTCGAAAAGGAAATAGCCTCAAAATCATCAGCTACCGAAATAATTCTAGCGTTACAAACATTTTGAGACTTCAGCATGCAGTGCTAAAGAAAGTCCAGGTCGACGACTCTACCTTTCATCTTATCATTCAACGCCCCTTCTCGCGCTTTGCGTGGCACCCGGTGGAGAGCTCCCATGATACCTCCGGCCTGGTCATGGCTGCAATGTATGCAACTTCCATCACCTCCTGGTGGAATGATCTGATCTGTCCTCCCTGCAAGAAGGCCACATCTACACCAGCTGGAATATCTGAGAAGGCAAGGAACAGACGGGTATTCGAGCACAAGACTCTTGCTGAGCATAGCGTGTTTCTGCTCATTAATCAAGAAATCTTGCAACCTATGCTTTCCCTCCACTGGCTTAGAGCATCTATAGTCGCGGACAATCCAATCTCTCAAACACCTGCAGACGCGCCCACGGGCATTGACCGGTCACTCCCTCTTTTCCATAATAAAAAAAATGTTTTTCAAGCTAACAAAAGTTGAAAAACGTTCTTAtactatgggacagagggagtagattcTTAGGTCATGACATGGATTGAACTTTTCTTGCGTACTCAAGGGGTATGTTGATATGTTAATCTCTACTGTTGATTTATCATAACTCAGAGCATTGAATCTCCACCCTTTCTTTTCTCCTGCTTTCCTTTTCGCCGGTGGATCTCACGCGAACGTCAACCGCCTCTACCGTCTGCCATGTGCCACCTTGGCCCATGTCTTCCTCTCAATCTTATCTCTTCCAGAGAAATCAAGGCTTCTTCCTCTCCCCGAAAATATCTCACGCCTCTCTCCTCTATTTCTCGGGTTACCGCATACACtattaggaaaaggcctgctagtggcgcacctgttttggctactaatggcgcactacaggtgcgccactagcatcacgccattaattttttttactattagtatctggtatactaatggcgcaccacgcagtgcgccattagtatgcctcccagggggccatatttacccatgtgctctggcttactaatggcacactagttgatgatgcgccattagtgtgctctgGCTCACTAATGGTGCACTAgttggtggtgcgccacta
This window harbors:
- the LOC119352952 gene encoding probable protein S-acyltransferase 14, whose protein sequence is MHRSAGVAMAWNVFRFCTALRGLGSIMILLVLAIVGVTYYAVVLCNYGPALLLGGGATLAALAVLLLFHFLLAMLLWSYFSVVFTDPGSVPPNWNLDFDEERGETAPLSSSDFNSQMNPQQSMALGDTGNPRMRYCRKCNQLKPPRCHHCSVCGRCILKMDHHCVWVVNCVGALNYKYFLLFLFYTFLETSLVTLSLLPHFIAFFSDVEIPGTPSALATTFLTFVLNLAFSLSVLGFMIMHISLVSGNTTTIEAYEKKTSPRWMYDLGRKKNFAQVFGNDKKYWFIPAYSEEDLRRMPALQGLDYPVRTDLDGQEL
- the LOC119357504 gene encoding probable long-chain-alcohol O-fatty-acyltransferase 5, coding for MACPSGAGRWEVVVGNSSRERAGHGAPAVSVAVAAAALYARAASSLLRPGLPLLAAAPLAFASSAIVRGVAAFFLAWLGAFKVALLAAGRGPLDPALPVLPFLFTALLPVKLRRGGAAGAMSEAKAAPSLASCAVKAAVMAALVGLYRLNARLHLYARLALYGVHTYCFLDLLLPCIAAAAPALGMETEPQFDRPYLASLLRDFWGRRWNLMVSAILRPSVYDPVRARAGGAAGVLASFAVSGAMHEAMVCYLSLRWPPGGGMAAFFALHGACCVAEGWCARRWAARRPPRAVATVGVGLFVAGTSFWLFFPALLKDGVEERFLDEWAAVAAFFLDAG